The window ACACGCCCACGGCGTAGAGCGCCAGAAAGCCGCCGATGACGACTGCGGCGGCGAGCACCACGCGGCGGCGCACGGCCTCACGGAGCGTGTGCTCGGCGATGACCCAGAGATTCATTGGTCGGTGGCGTCCGCGAGGCGCACGAACAGGTCCTCCAGGCTGTTGGAGCGAACCTGGACCTCGTAGATGGAGACGCCGGCGCCGGCGAGATGGGCGGTGATGCGCGCGATGTCCTCGTCGCCGGTGGCCGTGAGGACGTACCGGCCCTCAGCCGGCTTCGCCGACACCGGCTGGAGCCCGGCCGCGTCCAGGGCCGCGTCGGCGCCTTCCCCGAGGCGCAGCTCGATCTCGCGCGCCGCCAGCAATTGGCGCAGGTCGCCGGCGGCCACGATCCGACCGCGGTTGATGATGGCGACCTGGTCGCATACCTGCTCGACCTCCGAGAGCAAGTGGGAATTGAGAAACACCGTGATGCCCGCCGCCCGCAGGTCGCGGATGATGTCGCGCACGTCGCGCCGGCCGATGGGATCGAGCGCGGAGGTTGGCTCGTCCAGCACGACCAGGGGCGGTTCGGCCAACAGCGCCTGCGCCAGCCCGATGCGCTGGTGCATGCCTTTGGAAAACGTCGCCAGGCGGTCGCGGCGACGATGCGCGAGTCCCACAAGCTCGAGCATCTCGGTCACCCGCTTGCCACGGGTGACCCGGTCGAGACCGGCGAGGCGACCGTGGAAGTCGAGGAACTCGGACGCATGCATCCAATGGTGAAAGCGAAAGGTCTCGGGCAGGAATCCGATTTGCCGCCGAGCGGCCAGGCTGCCGGCGGGGTGACCGAGCACGGTCACCTCTCCCGCGCTGGCTTGCACCAGGCCGAGAATGATCTTCACCACGGTGCTCTTGCCCGCGCCGTTGGGACCGAGGAAGCCGAAGACTTCGCCCCGAGGGACGTCCAGGTCGATGCCGCGCACCGCGTGCGTGTCCCCGAACGACTTGCGCAAGCCGGTGGCGCGGATGGCGGTTTGGTCCACGCCTAGGCTCCGGGCTCTAGTCCGGCCAGGCGCAGCAGCGCTTCGGGGCCGAGCGGTCCCAGGAGCGCCGCGTAGGAGCCGTCGGCTCGCCAGAGGACGAGAGCGCGCCCGTCGGGCAGCTGCAGCGTTTGCGGCTGGGCGCCGTCGTCGAGCGGTTCGAGTCCCAGGATGTCGCGATAGAGCGCAATCTCGCCCAGCTCGATGCGGCGCGCCAGCACGGGCGGGAGGAACTCTCGCACGAGCGCCCGGCTGATCAGCTCGAGATCGACCTCAGGCGGTGCGGATACTCGCGGCGCGGCGAATTGCACGAATACCAGGTCGTCGCCACTTGGCGCCGCGCTGGTCCAGGTGGTGATCAGCATTTCGGGGCCCTGGACAGTCACCGCCCGCGTGCGCAGCCGTTCGGGCAGCGGAATGCGCACCTGCGACCCCGCCAGGAAGCTCTGCAGCTGCTCGAAGTCGATGTCGACGCGCCAGGCGCCGCCCTGCCGCAACGTCCGCTCGGCCGCCGGTGTGAATCCGTCCGGGGCGCCGAGTTCGATCGGCTCGAACGGGAGAGTCGGCAGCGACTCGGCCGGGCCGATGATCGTTTCGATCGGCGCCTCGACTTCGGTGACGACAAAGGTGTCCGGCTGCAGGTCGGTGGTGGTCGCGGGTGTGTCGGCGACCGGTAGCGCGTCGACGCCCGCTTCAATGGCAATGGGCTGCTCGCGCAGACCGTTGAGCACGTGGTGGACGGCGAGCCGGACCGGTTCGACGGTCACGAGCAGGGCCACGACCGCGGCCGTCAGCCCCAGTCCCGCCCATAGGCCGCGGGACCGCAGGACTTTGGTCAACGTGCTCGGTGTTTCGAGTGTGCGTCGCGGTCGAACGCTAAGCGCGCGAAATGCCGTTGCACGATGTCAGGCGGCGGGATCGCGGGCCGTCAGCAGGGAATCGAGAAATGGCTCCGAGAGGGGCACGCCGCGGGCGCGCGTGTCGCGGTGCGCCGCGCGCTCGTCGTAGGGCACCCGCCGGATGGCGGCCGACCAGCGACCAGAACCGTCGTCCAGCACCGCGTAGGTGGCTTGCCCGGGTTGACCGTCGTAGCTGCGGCCCACCGAGCCGCAGTTGACGACGAGCAGCTGTCCTACGTGCCGCACGAAGGCGCGGTGGGTGTGGCCGCAAACCAGCACCCGGGCGTCCACCGTGGCGAGCAGGGCGTCCACCTGCTCGTCCGACGAATCGGGAAGAATGCCGGCCTCGTCATTGCCGGGTGAGGCGTGAACCACAAGCATG is drawn from Chloroflexota bacterium and contains these coding sequences:
- a CDS encoding metallophosphoesterase family protein, encoding MRVAVVTDIHGNLGAFFAVLADLKIQAPDQVIFGGDAALFGAHALECWQRLLELGWPLVQGNTDRYLANPRPALEAMRRNSPAAAEHLERNLGWARARLGTRLIERMASMRTVIRVPSSAGPMLVVHASPGNDEAGILPDSSDEQVDALLATVDARVLVCGHTHRAFVRHVGQLLVVNCGSVGRSYDGQPGQATYAVLDDGSGRWSAAIRRVPYDERAAHRDTRARGVPLSEPFLDSLLTARDPAA
- a CDS encoding ABC transporter ATP-binding protein, with the translated sequence MDQTAIRATGLRKSFGDTHAVRGIDLDVPRGEVFGFLGPNGAGKSTVVKIILGLVQASAGEVTVLGHPAGSLAARRQIGFLPETFRFHHWMHASEFLDFHGRLAGLDRVTRGKRVTEMLELVGLAHRRRDRLATFSKGMHQRIGLAQALLAEPPLVVLDEPTSALDPIGRRDVRDIIRDLRAAGITVFLNSHLLSEVEQVCDQVAIINRGRIVAAGDLRQLLAAREIELRLGEGADAALDAAGLQPVSAKPAEGRYVLTATGDEDIARITAHLAGAGVSIYEVQVRSNSLEDLFVRLADATDQ